The following are encoded in a window of Desulfopila inferna genomic DNA:
- a CDS encoding 4Fe-4S binding protein produces MAKQKLKELVINRDWCKGCGICVKFCPTKVLE; encoded by the coding sequence ATGGCCAAGCAGAAACTTAAAGAGCTTGTTATCAATCGGGACTGGTGCAAAGGCTGCGGCATTTGCGTCAAGTTCTGTCCCACCAAGGTCCTGGAA